The sequence taaataataaatatgttgCAAGGTCCCAGGGTTCACAAGACTCAtatatctattttaattttaactatgTCTCAGTAGCTCTATTTGTAGTAACTATTTGCAATATAACTGAAGAGACTAAATGGAGAGCTAATGCAAAACGGCATTGGAAAGACATCAAAGTCGGTGAAAGTTAAGTATTTCACACAGTGCCAAAACAAGGCCTTACTTGCTTGCTGTGATAAAAATCTTATTATAGTTCTTGAAAACCTTCTAAGATAAAAGAATTATCATGGAAAATGTGCTCTGTGAGTATGATAACCACCTTCCTACTCCTCTGCTCTATGTCTCCATATCATTGAGAAAATTATTAAGAAGGGATGAGCATTAGACTTAGATAAGGAGTCTTAGTATGCAAGCTCATTAGGATGCTCATTAGGAAGTCTAAAAGGGGGACATAGTATACTGACTAAACTGTAAATATCAAGCATCCTAGTTAAGGAAGACAGAAATCTCAGATTGTAAACTTTTGTGGAAACATTCTGAAGAATTTATGTTACATGGTGgtgtaaatttaaaataaggaagGGGGAACTTGAAACTCTTTGTCTCTTTTGAGTGGCTTCTCTTAGTGCTTAGCTGAAGGCTTTTTACGATTCTACAGTTTGGAAAAGGAGATAATTTCTGTATATTCAAACACGCTGAGTATATATGTACTTGGAGTTCAGAGCAGTTTATGGATGTAGAACTCATTTAGGAACAGAGTTCTATTTCTTACTTCTGTTGGAtcttcattacatttttgtttaaacaaatctttctgtagttttaatttaaaaatgatatatttctTTACACTTCTGGGTTATAAGTATCCTGTATTTTAGTTGCATGATTAAAGCACCAATATGCTTCTGAATATTTGTTTGTTAGGTTCTGCTACCTAACTAAATGGAGCAGAAGTAGCTGCAACTATCTAAACCACCAGCTTAAAACTATCGATAATATAAATAAAGCTGTCAGGAAATTGACAGTATTGTGTTTGCCATAAAGTTGGGTTAAGTTTTTCAAATAagttaaaaattactttttccaaGAGAGGCTTTGTCAACAAATCAGAGTTATAGTATCAGTTAAATAGGGTGAATGGCCAGTATTTCCATTAAAGTGAAATTAGTATAATATACAAATTTTTAAGTGcttccagagatttttttttacacttagGGTAACTTTTATTATGTAGCACTCTTTATATTTATACTTaatatgttattaaaataaggTAAGATCTTGAAGTGTGTTAAAGGTCTAGTAAGAATTAAATCCACACTTGATTGTGAAATAGGGATATTAGACTCCTAGAAgttcttgctttcagaaatagttTGGCACCTATGTCATGTGTTACTGTAGGTATTTTCCAAATTTTACCCTTAATTTCCcctgttcttatttttcagactggagagaaactttttgaaCTTCACGGACATGCACAAAAAATTACAGCTATAGCACCATTTTCTTCATCAGAtgattctgaagaaaaaagtaatttgattttaaCAGCATCAGCTGATAAAACAGTTATTGTATCCTTAGATCTGGAGAGCAttcaaaaaattttttttttgtttttacagctaGCATTGACACAGGCTGcagtttgtttaaatttattgaCTGATAATATTCAGTAGGTATAATTGTGGCTAGAAGAATTCTAGTGCAGTCTAATTAGATGAAAGCCCTACTTTCATAATGATCCATGGTCATGAGAGGCCATTATTAATATGTCATTTTGGCCAAATATTGAAAAGGCTATCAGGATTTATAAGACTGTATTTCCACATTCTTATATcccaaattttcatttaattaaaaacacagcagttatagtatataaaattgttttggtttCCTTAATGAATTAAGTCAGGTTTGGGACTGCACTACTGGCAGACAGGTTCAAAAAGTGTCATGTTTCCATTCGACAGTAAAGGTAAGCTGAGGAAACGCTAGATTGGTCAGTCTGTTGTATGCAATCTTTTCTGTATGGATCGTGAGACATATGGGCAGGTGCATTAAAATGAGCAGCAGTGTTTGGTTTAAGAACAGGTAACCCTTAAATAGTGAGTGACTGAGAATTGGGCACAAACTGTAGTTTCTTTTTGGAGCTCTTAGTaccttgattttctttttgaaagtcTGTAGAACAAAGGTCATTTTATAGCTTAGTTTTGTTACTGGATTGGAAAAAGCAACCTACAGTCAAACTAGTTCTTGAAGGCTGTTAGAAAAATTCATTGAcaaatcagatttttcattgttgatggaaaaaatgtaatgtctAGTTAATTCTGTACTTCTCAAGAAATTGACACtttaatactgtatttcttAGTACTTACAGCTTTATCCCACTAAAGATCATGataatttcattgaaaaattCCCTGTAGAACTTTTGCAGGGGACATATATCtgatttttgttctgcagtgtTTGACAGTTCTTCAAAGACTGGATGTATGGTTGTCTGGAGGGAGTGATCTATGTGTTTGGAACCGAAAATTAGATCTCTTGTGTAAGACCAGTCATCTTACTGATGCaggtaaaaatgtaaatgactCATTATAGCTGTTAAAGTGCAAGTAAAATGGATCTGTATAATGATGCAAAGCCAACTTGGCAAATTCTCTTTAATTCTAATGATAACATTATGTATTAGAGCCGCTTTTTTTTTAGATGTCAAACTcaatcatttcaaaattaagacTGCTTTTAATCTCCTGTGCTGTGTGGATTTTAGAATATGTCAAATCTCAGTACCTGTAATATTTTACAactactgtaaatattttataataatgtGTGTTCCAATTAACCTGGTATCTTACAGACCTTAGTTACTGATTTATACATGCTTGCTGTAGTGGGGGGTGATCCTTTGATGTGCTTTCTCTGGGAAGGAGCTGGAATTCTATTATTCCTAAGTAAAACATGGTAATAGTAGACTAGTAAagattgatttttattcttaagaATCAGTAATTTTTATGTAGCAAATGAAGGTTTTGATAGAAATACAGTAAATGTAATCAGATCTCAATGTAAATCATGCTTTTCTATTAATAACCTTATATACTATCTGGCCAAGCAAAGAAAATTGTTGCTTATTATTGCTGTGCTTTACAAAGATGGCTATGAAGCTGTGAATCAAATTCAAAGGTGgaagcaatatttttccttatttttgtcaTAGGGTGTAGTAATGGAAAGTCAAACCCTTCTGAATCTTGGAGGATACTAACAGTTCTTTAGCTTCGAAAGAAAGTACTATGCCAAATAGAAGTTGCAAGTGCTATTTGTAGTCCTTAGTGTGAGTTTCTGTTGAAACTTTTGTAGGAGGGGTCACTGTGATGTGTAGCATTGGCCCTCCTaatctcttgctttctttgtgggaaaagagagaggttGCATATTCCCGAGTGATTTTTCCCCTAATGGTgtggcagcacaggctgggggatgtCTATGCAGGATGAAGGCAGAATAATGTACTGTCTTGTGCCTTGTTTTGCTTCAGCTGGCTCTGCACAATATTTTAATCTTATGTACTGTGGTAGTATCAGTATCTAATAACTTTAGCTCTGCATGTGTTTAGAGACTCAATAATTACCACAGTATCCTTAATATTGTCCATATTAGGACATAGACATCTCAGCcctacttaaaataaaaagataattgaTTCTCAGCTTCCACTCCTATTTCAAGTTCAGTGTTCAGAATTCTGCTATATTCTGGACCAAacctcctgcctctgcctccatcTGAGGTAATCTGTTCACTTCCAATGCAGTTTGACTTTGTGcattatgtttttattctgttaataaCTTCTGTGTGGAAAGGAGGTTACAAAAACCTTATTAACAAGGAATTATCAGTTGTGTTTTATTCTGGtcaataaatacaataaaatacaataaatgttttctcttttttttttttttcaaaggcatcAGTACTTTGGTTGAATTGCCTAAAAATTGTGTTGCGGCTGCTGTTGGCAAAGAGCTAAGTGAGTGTATTGCATTTCTGTTAAGTCTTCATTGGCTGTTTATCAGAGGTATCTGTAAAGAGCACACTGCTGGAATTGTATTGGACAAGTGAATGGTGTGATTAGCagtcttccttctttttcccttatGTGACAATAAGGCAGACAGTACTGATTTCCTTCAGGAATTTCATTGAGATCTGCCATGATAAAAATTTTTCTCTATTCTTTGTTCCTGCTGTTAAAGCCATCTGTCTAGATCTGATTGTGGATGTCTACATTTGTCCTGGAGAAGGTTTGCAActcattttcagagctgctaAATACTAGgcttccctgcagcctctgTATCCCAAGATCAAGAGCGTGCAATATTGCCAATGAAATTATATGCAAACCTATAATGAGACAATGTGATGGTTTCTGATGCTCACTTAAGAGACAGGCTTTTCTAGGTATGCAAACTCCAAATCATCTGCTAGCTGTTGGTGGGGAGGTTCTTACTAAGAGTATTTTATGAAAGCattgaaatttcaaaacatagaaaaagtttcaagagaaaaagcataGCACTGAGCCCACAAAACAGTAGATCAAAATTCTGACCAAAGAGTCAGgagcaaattaaaaatggtCTTCTTGTATTTAGACTTAGGTGTACAGTGTAAACTTCCGTCTGAAGTTTCCATAGATCTTCAGAAATGCCCTTGAGTTAGCATAAAGAAATATCAAGACTGGTTAAAAGAAAGTCTTCATTCCTGGAAATTTTGTTTGCCTCATTAGATACTATTGCATATTTTTGAATAACAGTTTTCAGTCAGATAAGTCTTAAAGacaaatgtttctcttttagCTTACTTACCAATAAAGCTACCTAActcttttcacttctgctttctaCAACTTCTGATGTTGATCAATTCTCTGAATTTCAAAGTTGCtaggttaaaatattttatcctaCAGCGGCTGTAACAAGAGACTTGAAGAATAACACTGTAATAAATTATTCCAATTTTGTGTGTTATGAGAGAAGCAGTTAAAGAGATGGTCATAAGTGGCTTTGCAGATCTTGCACTGactcatttttaatgttcattaaTTCGTGTCTGTctgaaaataatgtgttttacTTAAGCCTATCTATATTTTACTCTGATAAATGATAAAGCTTACTTAGACAATTTCTGTCTTATCTTGGAAGTCATTTTTAGGTTGATTGCTTCCAGTGATAAGTCTGAAGGTTGGAATATCCTTGAAGTAAAACGCCTTGTTGACCATCGTGATAACATCTTGTCATTGGTCAGTGTCAATGGTAAGAGGGGTTTTACAGTATTACTTGTTTTGTTAGCTATCGGTGGGATATTTCGACTATGCGGTTTTGGTGGGACCAACCATATAACTGTAGTGAAACTTCACAATAGTAGCTGAACCTTCTGTGTAGCTGTGAAGGtagtgaaatgtgaaaatataatGGCTTTATTTAAGGATTAATGGTGAAATGAAGCCAGGCAGGTTATGATTTAGAAAAAGCTCAAAAGATATGCAGATATAAGCCTGCACAGAGGTGCATTATTTAGAGGCTTTGGTAGATGATGATGCAGTCTATGCTGCTCATTATGGCAGTTCTGAGCTATGATCTGAAGCTCTGTCTAGGCAAAGACTGGAGGTACCCACCCCTTCTACTATGTTgtctcatctgcttttttttgttttctggagttACCTCTGAGCCCAGGACAAAGTATTGCCACTGTGATAGAAAGTGGATATTTGTCCTTTGGCTTATTTTGTCAGCCTGGCTGGGGTCTGTGGTATAGAGATGGTAAGtagctggaaagaagaaaacttggaTTCTGTTAATAATGGGCAGAAAAAGACAATATTCTACCTGTTTTAAGTATTCCAAAGCAATTCCTTACCatatgtgattaaaaaaaaacacaacatgagCACTTACTTCAGTCTTGCCATTAATCcatctgtttcatttctcattAGTGTTTCCGGTTGAGGCTAAGACATGGTTTGCTGTGTCTGAGAGGTATGATAAACTTATCCAAGGAATAGAAAGGTTTTATAAGTAGGCAGCATGAATTTCAAGTATTTCTACACACTTCTGGTGGTGATCCTTGCGTTTGCCATACTGTGCATTGTGTCTGGTAAATATTCTCTATGGTAGTTAAAATTTTACAGGAGAGATCTCATCTCCTTTTGATCACCTTAGCTATTCTAAGTAATCAAATGAGTATCTTCTCAAAGAGTGAGAACAAACTGAACTGAACAAACTCAGTTTGTTCTGTCAGTTACTAACCGTACGTTTTATGCAGCTTCACTCTTAACATGAGCTCTGTTACTCTATAGGGTTGTGACGTTGTGTGaaatggatgtattttttttatataatatgATTTCTATGTGtggttttttcccctctagatTTGACTTTTGTGACAGGTTCACATGTGGGTGAGTTAATAGTTTGGGATGCAATTGACTGGACAAAGCAGGCATCTGAGTGCAACTTCTGGGAGTCCTCTGTCCATCCAGattcacagacagaaataaagttATCCCAAAGTCCAAATGAAACTTCAGTTCAACACTTAACATCTGATGAGGAGGTAAAAAGCTTTAAACTGAGTATACTATTTCAAATGAGCTACCATGACCGTACCATAGAAGTCTgagtgttttgcatttttaatttggttGTTGTTGTAAGTAAtagaagctttttaaaatgtacacaGCTGTATTTATGCAATCAGCAGTTTTTATACAAAATTTTCATCATTGAGGTTACTGAGGGTTGTAATGTGCAGGTGGTGTGGGAGCTAACATAACAACAGCTTTTTTGActaacaaatgaaaatttattatCTGTTTAAAGTACCACtagaaaaataagcaagaagGTGCATTTCAATGGCATACATATTTTGTGTGCCATGGTTCTGAACTTGCAGTTTCCAAAGTAATGCATCTCTTGAACAGTTACAGCTAAGAGCACCGTGAAGTGAATCAAAGAATTGGCATGTGCAGGTGCACAGTAGTAAATAGatattgctgcttttgttcAGGCAGGCTATACTTAATTGTGAAGAGCACAAAGATGGGTCCAAAATGTAGTCTCCTGTAATCATACTTAGGAGCTGACCTAGGAGTGTTCGGTCAGAATACTCAGGCAGAACCCAGTTGTTGTTCATGAAGCGGTAGAATTCTTGGATTATTTATGTTTGTGAAATGTACCAACTGttaatgggaaaagaaaagatgtttcatTGTTGCGGTTCAGTGGAATTCTGTTCTGGAGCCTGTAGGTGCATTACTGAGGAAtgattaagaaagaaattcctGGAAACAGATTCAAAGATGTGAGCTAAAACAGGATAAAAGCTGTGGAAAAGCCCCAACATAGTCTGAGGGCCAAGTAGTCACTTGAGGTACTTGTATGTTTATGAAAAGAGCGTTcctaaaaaaaatggaaaacaaaacattgaatGGGGATGAGAGAAAGTAAGTGTAGCTGTCTTTAAAGGTAggatttcctgttttttttttttttttgtgggtgcTTAgtcctgaaagagaaaaagccagTCCTGTTCATGAGAAGCTCTGTGAGTGAGCTTCAAAACATTGACTCCTTGCTTGAAAACTACACAAGACAGGGTCTAAGAGGGAAAGGGAATTTTGAGAAGTTCAGAAGTAGTTAAGAACATTGAATGGGATGGAAACTGAGTCTATTGAGGACTTTCTTTTATTCGTGGAACTGAACTGAAATTGCTGCAGAATTTCAGACTACATGAAGGAAAGGTGGTTCTAGTACTACATCCTGAAAGAGAAGGTGTGTTTAGGGGAGATCTGTCTGTCAAGGTACCTTGTTGGCAGGCTTGGTAGTTAGGTAGTTGGAGAAGAACTTGTCTCGTTTGTTACTGGGCTTGTAGGCATAGCATCATTCAGAAGCAAATGGGTTGGTAAAGGTTTGGCAATACTAAGGAGTGTATCTGCTATCCtcatatgtatatgtgtgttttTAACTTCCCCGTTAAGATTAGTTTACAAttcatttcttcctcatctGTTATTTTCTTGGGGTTGAAGATGGCCAGGGTTTTGCCAAGGTTTGtgtaaaaggaaatataatcTGTGAAGAGCACCTTTTCAagagttaaaatgttttatataaaactaaAGAGCCTGTCTCAATGTGGAAGACTAAAGGGGAAAAGGCTGAGATACAGGAGTGAAAGAGTGATGTGGAAAGGACATTGAATCGACCTTTACACAAAActaggaaaagaataaaaatgggGTTAGCATTTTCTCCTTGATTTGGCAGAGTGCTATTAGAAATCCGAGCTTAATTTCAGAGGTATCAGAGCTCCCACCACAGGTGTgcttaagaaaaacataattgGACAGAGCGTTGAACTATTGTATGTTCAAAATTGCACTTTGTTGCGCTTTGCTGAAGGAGAGCGTTGAATGTAAAATGCTTCCAGCTCCTCACAGTATTGTAATACCTTTCTGTGAGAGAGTTCTTTTTCTACGCTTCTCTTAGTGGAGCCCATGCCCTTGGTCAAGACTTCTATGTGAACCTCcagatgaatttaaaaaaaaaaaaagacaaaaccacaGAACAGCTTCCTGAATTCTCAGGAATTGTTTCTTGATAAAACAAGAGTTTGTCAAAACACTGATCGTTATTTTAATATAAGAATGTTTAATTGTAGAAGTGTGTTAATATATTGGTATTCTTGGTTTCTATTTAGACTGTAAGGTATAGGATGAAAATACAGACATGAAATAATTGCTTAGAATGTAGATGGGTATCTCTCATTTCCACAAAAtaatccatattttttttctgtaacttcttGTTTCTGTATGTCATAAAGCAGTAACATGAGGACAGAAACTAGCCAGATAATGTTGACAAGATGACATCATAGCACTGCTGGAAATCCATAACATACAGGGTGATATTTCAGTGTCTGTTTCTGTAAGTTGTTCCaatgaattttctttccagtgtgtGTTTGCTGCTGTTGGGAAAGGCATATACGTATATAATCTTCAAGTGAAGCGTGTGATTGCCTGCCAGAGAACTGCTCATGAC comes from Cygnus atratus isolate AKBS03 ecotype Queensland, Australia chromosome Z, CAtr_DNAZoo_HiC_assembly, whole genome shotgun sequence and encodes:
- the WDR41 gene encoding WD repeat-containing protein 41 isoform X1, with amino-acid sequence MLRWLIGGGREPQGLAEKSSVQTIGEEQIQNPYTELLVLKGHQDIVRFLVQIDDCRFASAGDDGIIFLWNAQTGEKLFELHGHAQKITAIAPFSSSDDSEEKSNLILTASADKTVIVWDCTTGRQVQKVSCFHSTVKCLTVLQRLDVWLSGGSDLCVWNRKLDLLCKTSHLTDAGISTLVELPKNCVAAAVGKELIIFRLIASSDKSEGWNILEVKRLVDHRDNILSLCFRLRLRHGLLCLRDLTFVTGSHVGELIVWDAIDWTKQASECNFWESSVHPDSQTEIKLSQSPNETSVQHLTSDEECVFAAVGKGIYVYNLQVKRVIACQRTAHDSSVLHIEKLPNRQLISCSEDGSVRIWELREKQQVPAEPVPTGFFNMWGFGRANKQANQAAKKTQENTTMHFLELVGDLIGHSSAVQMFLYFGELGLVTCSADHLVILWKDGERESRLRSLTLFQKLAQNGDLQLKF
- the WDR41 gene encoding WD repeat-containing protein 41 isoform X2; this translates as MLRWLIGGGREPQGLAEKSSVQTIGEEQIQNPYTELLVLKGHQDIVRFLVQIDDCRFASAGDDGIIFLWNAQTGEKLFELHGHAQKITAIAPFSSSDDSEEKSNLILTASADKTVIVWDCTTGRQVQKVSCFHSTVKCLTVLQRLDVWLSGGSDLCVWNRKLDLLCKTSHLTDAGISTLVELPKNCVAAAVGKELIIFRLIASSDKSEGWNILEVKRLVDHRDNILSLVSVNDLTFVTGSHVGELIVWDAIDWTKQASECNFWESSVHPDSQTEIKLSQSPNETSVQHLTSDEECVFAAVGKGIYVYNLQVKRVIACQRTAHDSSVLHIEKLPNRQLISCSEDGSVRIWELREKQQVPAEPVPTGFFNMWGFGRANKQANQAAKKTQENTTMHFLELVGDLIGHSSAVQMFLYFGELGLVTCSADHLVILWKDGERESRLRSLTLFQKLAQNGDLQLKF